A single Nicotiana tabacum cultivar K326 chromosome 5, ASM71507v2, whole genome shotgun sequence DNA region contains:
- the LOC142180751 gene encoding uncharacterized protein LOC142180751, whose amino-acid sequence MSTGEAPFSFVYGAEDLIPAEIGEPSTRYTQATEESSEEEMQINLDLLEERRETTLIRMAAQKQIIERYYNRKAHLRFFKIRDFILKKDFQSTKAANTGNLSPNWEGPYKIRGIIGKCAYELETMDGKVIPSSWNVVHLKKYYS is encoded by the coding sequence atgagtacgggagaggcaccattttcatttGTGTACGGTGCTGAAGACTTGATTCCGGCTGAAATAGGTGAACCAAGTACGAGATACACCCAAGCAACTGAAGAGTCAAGTGAGGAGGAGATGCAAATAAATCTCGATTTGCTTGAAGAAAGGAGAGAAACAACCTTGATAAGGATGGCTGCGCAGAAGCAAATTATTGAGCGATATTACAATCGGAAAGCTCATCTTAGGTTCTTCAAGATTAGGGACTTCATACTCAAGAAAGATTTTCAATCAACGAAAGCAGCCAATACAGGAAACttgagtccaaattgggaaggaccttacAAGATTCGAGGTATCATTGGAAAATGTGCCTATGAGTTAGAAACCATGGATGGAAAGGTTATACCCTCAagttggaatgttgttcatttgaaGAAGTACTATTCCTAA